Genomic segment of Alligator mississippiensis isolate rAllMis1 chromosome 6, rAllMis1, whole genome shotgun sequence:
TTAGAAATGATGAAATCAAAGAAGGAGCAAGCCGAGGCAAAAGTGGCCGCTTTAGAGCTGCGAGTACAACCTGGTAAGAAAGAAGACGGGTCTAAAGAGATAAAGCGCCTGATTGCAGCGGAGGCAGAAAAGACTCGAGCGCTGGAACGGCTCATGGCAGAGGAGGCCAAAAAGAGCAGACAGCAAGAGGAGAAGCTGCGAGAGATGCAGAAGGAGATGGCTGAATGGAGGAGGAAGTCTCCAGAGCCTGATATGGACCAAATAGGAGAACAAAAGGAGGTAATGCAAAAACTTGAAATATCTAAGAGCCTTATAGGAGCCCTCCAGAAAGAAGTCCATAGTCAGGTGGCACAGATAGAGAGCCTGCTTGAGGACTTGGAGAACTGGCAAGAGTGATGCGACCAGGCCGAACACCTGGTGGGAGAGCTGAGGGAAAAGCTTATAGAGAACCATACCCAGGCAGAAGAGACCAGGAAAGGGATAGCAAAGGAAATGCAAAAAGTGAAAGAGTATATGGCAAACCATGAGGCATTACAGAAGCAGTCCCTCGAAACAGAGCTAAGAAAGAGAACAAAGGAGTGTGTAGAGTTGCGGGCTCAAAGGCAAAAGGTGGAAAGAGAAAAGGACCACCTAGGGAAAGAGATGCAGTCCCTGAGGACCCGTTTAGAagagagcacagccagggagATGACATTGAGGGTAGAGATTGAGCAGCAGATGGTACAGGCTGCCCAAATCCAGAGAGAGAGCCTGACCACAATAGGCCTGCAATTGGAGGAACATGCCTCTATGATTAAGGCAGGATACGAGGAGCACCTTAAGGAGTCTAAAGGCTTGTAGGCCCTTTGCTTATTCCTAATATTTTTTTGAGGTGGTCATTCACATAGTCGAGTCTGAAGAACTTCCTTACAAGATCTTCCTTACAAGAAATTTGGTATCTTTAAATTAAAGATATTCAAGCCTTCCTCTACATTCAAGTACATAAGTTCCTCAACCAAGATTACCTGTGTTACTAGTCTCTTGGGACAGGAGCTCTTTCACTGAGAGGTAAGCTACTATGTTCTTTTGTGGTGGTGAGCTTTTGCAGAGTGGCTGACATGCTGTAAATCCCTGCCCTCACTTAAATTGTAATTGCTTATTTGCATGTCCATGTTCCTAATTGATCAAAGTTTACCCTTTTGAAATCAAGAAATTTAGTAACAGACCtatatttgttttattctttcttttaatgTAAATTGAATCAATTTATGAACACTTAATCCAAGGTCGTCTTCTACAATTGCTCATCAATAATGTTCTCGTTATTTAACAAAACTGAGTCAAAAATAGCATCTACTTGCTTCACTGACTGATGAAGAAACTTGTCAGCTATCAAATCCACAAATATCTGGGCCCTACCATTATTAGTAGCATTTATTCTTCAATCTGTATAAGAAGCATTTATCTCCCTAATAACATTACATCAGACAGATCCAAAAGCAGCTACAAGGGTCTCTACCAGACTCCcaaatttatataaataaaaaatattttaccattTTCCCACAACAGGATTTTGACCCAGATTGAATATATTTAATCCATGTTACAAAGTATTAGTTTTTTACAGTCTGTCCAAGTATTAATGGAAAATCCTACCCCACTACTTTTTTA
This window contains:
- the LOC106739288 gene encoding tropomyosin alpha-4 chain-like, with product MAAVAALEGRWQEAFTWQLRVDEAEEKAAHLELELEMMKSKKEQAEAKVAALELRVQPGKKEDGSKEIKRLIAAEAEKTRALERLMAEEAKKSRQQEEKLREMQKEMAEWRRKSPEPDMDQIGEQKEVMQKLEISKSLIGALQKEVHSQVAQIESLLEDLENWQE